From the Burkholderia glumae LMG 2196 = ATCC 33617 genome, one window contains:
- a CDS encoding GNAT family acetyltransferase, translating to MRLDDDVTIRAFARADTEPVIALWADAFPNYSDASVPHRDPRRSIEAKLAVQPELFFVALRGARLTGTVMAGYDGHRGWLYSFAVAREARRLGIGRALMAHAEAALATLGCRKINLQVLAENDEACRFYAALGYQVEQLVSFGKRLPMSA from the coding sequence ATGCGCCTCGACGACGACGTGACGATCCGCGCCTTCGCGCGCGCCGATACCGAGCCCGTGATCGCGCTGTGGGCCGACGCGTTCCCGAACTACTCGGATGCAAGCGTGCCGCATCGCGACCCGCGACGCTCGATCGAGGCCAAGCTCGCCGTGCAGCCGGAACTGTTCTTCGTCGCGCTGCGCGGCGCCAGGCTGACGGGCACCGTGATGGCCGGCTACGACGGTCATCGCGGCTGGCTCTACTCGTTCGCGGTCGCGCGCGAGGCGCGCCGGCTCGGCATCGGCCGCGCGCTGATGGCGCACGCCGAGGCCGCGCTCGCCACGCTCGGCTGCCGCAAGATCAATCTGCAGGTGCTCGCCGAGAACGACGAGGCCTGCCGCTTCTATGCGGCGCTCGGCTATCAGGTCGAGCAGCTGGTGTCGTTCGGCAAGCGCCTGCCGATGTCGGCCTGA